Proteins from a genomic interval of Nocardia sp. BMG51109:
- a CDS encoding ParB/RepB/Spo0J family partition protein — protein sequence MTVSVEDGEVPTAAAHLSGTATSGGDDVGAPRSVEDVGALHPVETVSTTALREADSPRSEGVNAAHARMLSEVQGPLPPIVVQRSTMRVIDGMHRLRAAALRGEDHIAVHFFDGGDEDAFLLAVRLNTAHGLPLSAADRAAAATRVLESSPELSDQAIAAATGISDKTVAAMRRRTIAEFPEPNYRIGRDGRRRPVNAAEGRIRAGTLFAEDMDAPLRDVAEKAGISLNTARDVRERLRRGEEATRERGRGPVRGDGTGDTDEDPSGGRPLETNDALTVAPGWKAKFGVLARDPALRFNDEGRTLLRLLHSQMIGAPAWERLIENVPPHSVAAVAEGARRCAQAWQQFARRLEDRQATRE from the coding sequence ATGACGGTTTCGGTCGAGGATGGCGAGGTGCCCACCGCGGCTGCGCACCTCTCGGGTACGGCGACCTCGGGCGGCGACGATGTGGGAGCTCCGCGCTCGGTGGAAGATGTGGGAGCTCTGCACCCGGTGGAAACGGTGTCGACTACCGCGTTGCGGGAAGCCGACTCGCCCCGGTCCGAAGGCGTGAATGCGGCGCACGCGCGGATGCTCTCGGAGGTGCAGGGGCCGCTGCCGCCGATCGTCGTGCAGCGGTCGACCATGCGGGTCATCGACGGCATGCACCGGCTCCGGGCCGCCGCGCTGCGCGGAGAGGACCACATAGCGGTCCATTTCTTCGACGGTGGTGACGAGGACGCGTTCCTCCTGGCGGTGCGGTTGAACACCGCCCACGGGCTGCCGCTGTCCGCGGCGGACCGCGCCGCCGCCGCGACGCGCGTCCTCGAGTCGTCTCCCGAACTGTCGGACCAGGCGATCGCCGCGGCCACGGGAATCTCGGACAAGACCGTCGCCGCGATGCGCCGGCGAACGATCGCCGAATTTCCGGAGCCGAACTACCGGATCGGCCGGGACGGCCGCAGGCGGCCGGTCAACGCCGCGGAGGGCCGTATTCGAGCGGGCACGCTGTTCGCGGAGGACATGGACGCTCCGCTGCGTGATGTGGCGGAGAAGGCGGGGATCTCGCTGAATACCGCCAGGGACGTCCGGGAACGACTACGCCGCGGCGAGGAGGCCACCCGGGAGCGAGGCCGCGGCCCGGTGCGCGGCGACGGCACCGGCGACACGGATGAGGATCCGTCCGGTGGCAGGCCGTTGGAGACGAACGACGCCTTGACGGTGGCGCCGGGGTGGAAGGCGAAATTCGGTGTGCTGGCGCGGGATCCGGCGCTCCGGTTCAACGACGAGGGTAGAACCCTCCTGAGGCTGCTGCACAGCCAGATGATCGGCGCGCCGGCCTGGGAACGTCTCATCGAGAATGTTCCGCCGCATTCCGTCGCCGCGGTCGCCGAGGGCGCCCGCCGCTGCGCCCAGGCGTGGCAGCAGTTCGCCCGCAGGCTCGAGGACCGCCAGGCAACGCGGGAGTGA
- a CDS encoding glycosyltransferase family 4 protein — MNQDRPPVLDRFGFPARWQVHTRREIRRVTRALDALPAADHARLDDGRCAAEALAAGKARPTTDSVPVPNRRVVLVLPFPIQTGGMRVQLQLAKMMRDEGAEVHVRQVRGDDCVAGRYDDLGFTSRVPLADPRHLAAALRDLAPATLLVGCWIDYFAAVESGAGPVIGYSAGEPTLRAEPAGFDRSFLDFAYRMHQLPVTLWAGSRSVRNIFRDRFHRTAELISVPIAREMFDRDFAAPPQPPFRVVVVGPEHITTKGIPGALRALMPLRQQGFHIVWISPQAPSESLAHTVDEVHTGLNAEGVAATLASGHALVFPSSVEGLGNPPLEAMALGVPAVLCANGGSAEYAVPEMNCVQVPFGDAEALRAAVCRLRDDPALADRLRTAGRHTAERYRPENIHRTVGEFMAAKFDGLPFVPLGGSS, encoded by the coding sequence GTGAACCAGGACCGCCCGCCCGTTCTCGACCGGTTCGGCTTCCCGGCCCGGTGGCAGGTGCATACGCGGCGCGAGATCCGCCGGGTCACCCGGGCGCTCGACGCGCTCCCGGCGGCCGACCACGCGCGACTCGACGACGGAAGGTGCGCCGCCGAAGCCCTCGCCGCCGGAAAGGCCCGGCCGACAACGGATTCCGTCCCCGTCCCGAACCGCAGGGTCGTGCTCGTCCTGCCCTTTCCCATCCAGACGGGCGGCATGCGGGTCCAGCTCCAGCTGGCGAAGATGATGCGGGACGAGGGCGCCGAGGTGCATGTGCGCCAGGTGCGCGGCGACGACTGCGTGGCCGGCAGGTACGACGATCTCGGGTTCACCTCCCGGGTGCCGCTGGCGGATCCGCGCCACCTGGCGGCGGCGCTGCGCGACCTCGCTCCGGCGACGCTGCTCGTCGGCTGCTGGATCGACTACTTCGCCGCGGTGGAGTCCGGCGCCGGCCCGGTCATCGGATACTCCGCCGGCGAGCCGACGTTGCGAGCCGAACCCGCCGGATTCGACCGGAGCTTCCTCGATTTCGCGTACCGCATGCATCAGTTGCCGGTGACGCTGTGGGCGGGTTCCCGGTCGGTGCGCAACATCTTCCGGGACCGGTTCCATCGAACCGCCGAACTCATCTCCGTTCCGATCGCGAGGGAGATGTTCGACCGCGACTTCGCCGCGCCGCCGCAACCGCCGTTCCGGGTCGTCGTCGTCGGCCCGGAGCACATCACGACGAAAGGGATACCGGGCGCGCTGCGGGCGCTGATGCCGTTGCGGCAGCAGGGATTCCACATCGTCTGGATATCGCCGCAGGCGCCGTCGGAGAGTCTCGCGCACACGGTGGACGAGGTGCACACGGGGTTGAACGCGGAGGGAGTGGCGGCCACCCTCGCGTCCGGCCATGCCCTGGTGTTCCCCAGCAGCGTCGAGGGGCTGGGAAACCCTCCGCTGGAGGCGATGGCCCTCGGCGTGCCCGCGGTGCTCTGCGCCAACGGTGGTTCGGCGGAGTACGCGGTACCCGAAATGAACTGCGTGCAGGTGCCTTTCGGCGATGCCGAGGCCCTGCGCGCCGCGGTGTGCCGCCTGCGCGACGATCCCGCACTGGCCGATCGGCTGCGGACCGCCGGCCGTCACACGGCGGAACGGTACCGGCCCGAGAACATCCACCGGACCGTCGGCGAGTTCATGGCGGCGAAATTCGACGGTCTGCCGTTCGTCCCGCTCGGCGGGTCGAGCTAG
- a CDS encoding carbamoyltransferase C-terminal domain-containing protein, producing the protein MTPPKTKTTSATRIDPVPARERLYLGIMTGPHDPSAAVVRNGRVLALADEERFNRHKHAFGSFPINAVRYCLDAAKADLPDIHRIAVPWDVTGYSDGRIAAFYRRMNDTEPVDAATKDWQRRQLSLFGRDNLEALFGRELGRTFGARAVPEIVGTGHHYTHAFQAGHEGPFTDAVVVVLDGSGDTHTGTVWLKTGPDLALLREIEMPHSLGWFYAAITEYLGFDSSDGEYKVMGLAAYGRPDPGLDALVGTVLYPAGNGIDYRLATEFIHYGRHTYSGRFTDRLAELFGRPPRSRREPVEQWHRDLALAAQTATERAACRLVSWAVQETGVRTVCVGGGVAMNVKANAAIAALPEVAGLFAHPGCADNGAAAGAALAAWHADTGALPQPLHSVALGPEYSAAEIADILRSVRTTFEHPDDVAPVIARDLARGAVVGWFCGRMEAGARALGHRSILADPRTAAMRDRVNAVIKHREPWRPFAPSIRAEDSDRYADHTGDLRFMMMSVRANDRLRADAPAVVHVDGTSRVHRVVGADNPGLHRLLTEFGRITGVPILLNTSFNLAGEPIVCTPLDALRTFYASGMDILVLEQLVVRKSV; encoded by the coding sequence ATGACGCCACCGAAGACCAAGACGACATCCGCTACCCGCATCGATCCCGTACCGGCCCGGGAACGACTCTATCTCGGCATCATGACCGGACCGCACGATCCGTCCGCGGCCGTCGTCCGGAACGGCCGGGTGCTGGCGCTCGCCGACGAAGAACGGTTCAACCGGCACAAGCATGCGTTCGGCAGCTTCCCGATCAACGCCGTCCGGTACTGCCTGGACGCGGCGAAGGCCGACCTGCCCGATATCCACCGGATCGCCGTGCCGTGGGATGTCACGGGGTACAGCGACGGCCGCATCGCCGCCTTCTACCGGCGCATGAACGACACGGAACCGGTCGACGCCGCGACGAAGGACTGGCAGCGGCGGCAGTTGTCCCTGTTCGGCCGCGACAACCTGGAGGCGCTGTTCGGGCGGGAGCTCGGGCGGACGTTCGGTGCGCGTGCCGTCCCCGAGATCGTCGGCACCGGGCATCACTACACCCATGCGTTCCAGGCCGGGCACGAAGGCCCGTTCACGGACGCCGTCGTGGTGGTCCTGGACGGCTCCGGCGACACCCACACCGGAACCGTCTGGCTGAAAACGGGACCGGACCTCGCGCTGCTGCGCGAGATCGAGATGCCGCACTCGCTCGGCTGGTTCTACGCCGCGATCACCGAGTATCTCGGATTCGACTCCTCCGACGGCGAATACAAGGTGATGGGCCTGGCCGCGTACGGCCGGCCCGATCCCGGGCTCGACGCGCTCGTCGGCACGGTGCTGTACCCGGCCGGCAACGGCATCGACTACCGCCTCGCGACCGAGTTCATCCACTACGGTCGGCACACGTACTCCGGGCGGTTCACCGATCGGCTGGCCGAACTGTTCGGACGGCCACCGCGATCTCGCCGGGAGCCGGTCGAACAGTGGCACCGGGATCTCGCGCTCGCCGCGCAGACCGCCACGGAACGGGCGGCGTGCCGGCTCGTGTCCTGGGCGGTGCAGGAAACGGGGGTGCGCACCGTGTGTGTGGGCGGCGGTGTCGCGATGAACGTGAAGGCGAACGCCGCGATCGCGGCGTTGCCCGAGGTGGCGGGCCTGTTCGCCCATCCGGGCTGCGCCGACAACGGTGCCGCCGCCGGAGCGGCGCTGGCCGCGTGGCACGCCGACACCGGTGCGCTGCCGCAGCCGTTGCACTCGGTGGCCCTGGGTCCCGAATATTCGGCGGCCGAGATCGCCGACATCCTGCGCAGCGTGCGAACGACGTTCGAGCACCCGGACGACGTGGCGCCGGTGATCGCGCGAGATCTCGCTCGCGGCGCGGTCGTCGGCTGGTTCTGCGGACGCATGGAGGCCGGGGCGCGGGCGCTCGGGCATCGCAGCATTCTCGCCGATCCGCGCACAGCGGCCATGCGCGATCGAGTCAACGCGGTGATCAAGCACCGCGAACCGTGGCGGCCGTTCGCGCCGTCGATCCGGGCAGAGGACTCCGATCGCTACGCCGACCACACCGGAGATCTCCGATTCATGATGATGTCCGTCCGCGCGAACGACCGCCTCCGTGCCGACGCACCCGCCGTCGTGCACGTCGACGGAACCTCCCGTGTTCACCGAGTGGTGGGCGCGGACAATCCCGGCCTGCACCGCCTGCTCACCGAGTTCGGCCGGATCACCGGTGTTCCCATCCTGCTCAACACGTCCTTCAATCTCGCGGGTGAACCGATCGTCTGTACTCCGCTGGACGCGCTGCGCACCTTCTACGCCTCGGGAATGGACATTCTCGTGCTCGAGCAGCTCGTCGTGCGGAAGTCCGTCTGA
- a CDS encoding glycosyl hydrolase family 17 protein codes for MTGLALWSPVAEAAPDAPPPGYVLGVEKPDGRCKKMADYEADLGVLKPVAGMVRIESASNCNAAVTLLPVAKKTGTKVFIGATPEDASETRPGVWDSPPADSGSPFEADMSALAAAIPGNESAVAAIIVGNGALYRGVSTGAELADKVGTVASKFPAVPVGVADAWSKWADGTADPVLARPLDYALIAAFPYWEGKAVSEATPVLLDDVAQATAHIQADGRESVKTVVETGWPSDGGESHGNAKAGTENQERYFRESIMGLINWGTPCLVFEAFDEAREPFVADSTGSPSGTTHWGVFTSDGKAKFDLSAS; via the coding sequence GTGACGGGACTTGCGCTCTGGTCGCCGGTGGCGGAGGCCGCGCCGGATGCTCCGCCTCCGGGATATGTTCTCGGCGTCGAGAAACCGGATGGGCGCTGTAAGAAGATGGCCGACTACGAGGCGGATCTCGGTGTGCTGAAGCCGGTTGCCGGAATGGTTCGCATCGAGTCCGCGTCCAACTGCAATGCCGCGGTCACCCTGCTGCCCGTCGCGAAAAAGACGGGCACGAAGGTGTTCATCGGTGCGACGCCGGAGGATGCGTCCGAAACCCGGCCGGGCGTGTGGGACAGTCCGCCGGCCGACAGCGGCTCGCCGTTCGAGGCGGATATGTCGGCCCTGGCGGCGGCGATACCCGGCAACGAGAGCGCGGTGGCGGCGATCATCGTCGGCAACGGCGCGCTGTACCGGGGCGTATCGACCGGCGCGGAGCTGGCCGACAAGGTCGGTACGGTCGCATCGAAGTTCCCCGCCGTTCCGGTCGGCGTCGCCGATGCGTGGAGCAAGTGGGCCGACGGCACCGCGGACCCCGTGCTCGCCCGACCGCTGGACTACGCACTGATCGCCGCGTTCCCGTATTGGGAAGGCAAGGCCGTGAGCGAGGCGACGCCGGTGTTGCTCGATGACGTCGCCCAGGCCACGGCGCACATCCAGGCCGACGGCCGGGAGTCGGTGAAGACCGTCGTCGAGACCGGCTGGCCTTCCGACGGCGGAGAAAGCCATGGCAATGCGAAGGCAGGGACGGAGAACCAGGAACGGTACTTCCGTGAATCCATCATGGGCCTGATCAATTGGGGCACACCGTGTCTGGTCTTCGAGGCCTTCGACGAAGCACGGGAGCCGTTTGTCGCCGACAGCACCGGAAGCCCCTCGGGTACCACGCACTGGGGCGTCTTCACGTCCGACGGGAAGGCGAAGTTCGACCTCTCCGCATCGTGA
- a CDS encoding DegT/DnrJ/EryC1/StrS aminotransferase family protein has product MVNSVPQTVVNLGAAERRAVDRVLRSGKLVQGEEVAAFENEFSAIVAGRGCAAVNSGTSALHLGMLAAGIGPGDEVIVPAFTYAGTVNAVRLTGARPVYCDIDERTYCASAESVGALIGPRTAAILIVHLFGHPADMDALSSLAERAGVALFEDACQAHGAAWRGRPVGSFGTFAAFSFYPTKNMTTGEGGMIVSADAGVLDRARLLRNQGARQAYQHQIVGFNNRMTESAAAIGRVQLPNLARWNAARRDLARRYSAVLSNVRAPHVDPAADHVFHQYSVRVPDGISRDGVREELRARQVGTGAYYPVPCHRLEPLRAPVDLPVTDAVAETIFALPIFPTLRRKDLLRVAREVDDLTAATGYDRASAHV; this is encoded by the coding sequence ATGGTCAACTCTGTTCCGCAGACCGTGGTAAATCTCGGCGCGGCCGAACGGCGCGCGGTCGACCGAGTACTCCGCAGCGGCAAGCTCGTTCAGGGTGAGGAGGTCGCGGCATTCGAGAACGAATTCTCCGCGATCGTCGCCGGGCGGGGCTGCGCGGCCGTGAACTCGGGTACGAGCGCACTCCACCTGGGCATGCTCGCCGCGGGGATCGGCCCGGGCGACGAGGTGATCGTCCCGGCATTCACCTATGCGGGGACGGTGAACGCCGTCCGATTGACGGGGGCGCGGCCGGTCTACTGCGATATCGACGAACGGACGTACTGTGCCTCGGCGGAATCGGTCGGGGCGCTGATCGGTCCGCGCACCGCCGCCATTCTGATCGTGCACCTGTTCGGCCATCCGGCCGATATGGACGCCTTGTCTTCGCTGGCGGAGAGGGCCGGAGTCGCGCTGTTCGAGGACGCATGTCAGGCGCACGGCGCGGCCTGGCGCGGCCGCCCGGTCGGTAGTTTCGGAACATTCGCCGCATTCAGTTTCTATCCGACCAAGAATATGACCACCGGCGAGGGCGGAATGATCGTCTCGGCGGACGCCGGCGTGCTGGACCGGGCGCGGTTGCTGCGGAACCAAGGCGCCCGGCAGGCCTATCAGCATCAGATCGTCGGATTCAACAATCGGATGACCGAGTCCGCCGCCGCGATCGGCAGGGTGCAGCTGCCGAATCTGGCGCGCTGGAACGCCGCCCGTCGTGATCTCGCCCGGCGGTATTCCGCGGTGTTGTCGAATGTCCGTGCGCCGCATGTGGATCCGGCCGCCGACCATGTCTTCCACCAGTACAGCGTGCGGGTGCCCGACGGGATCAGCAGGGACGGTGTGCGCGAGGAACTGCGCGCCCGGCAGGTCGGCACCGGCGCCTACTACCCCGTTCCCTGCCATCGGCTCGAGCCCCTGCGAGCGCCGGTCGACCTTCCGGTCACGGACGCGGTCGCCGAGACGATATTCGCGCTGCCGATCTTCCCGACGCTGCGCCGGAAGGATCTGCTGCGGGTGGCCCGCGAGGTCGACGACCTGACCGCGGCCACCGGCTACGACCGCGCCTCCGCACATGTCTGA
- a CDS encoding phytanoyl-CoA dioxygenase family protein, which produces MSESLTTAQRAAYERDGFLVLENVVSIRARNRVIALFREIVDEFARAMVRDGELSRLYEELPFDRRWAAIRAEVPASRPIVWRRILIDPAVYDLWFEPGLLGAAQSILGPEIRAYHLFNGRPREPRDRRQTIDWHQDAFNSDSWDEADSRILTCWIPLVPVDAESGCLAVVPGSHRHGVLPKITDEYGITRLREPLAHTGEPVPLRPGDALLFDDLVLHRSLDNVSDRVRWSIDIRFASDDPAHRAKSPGGFRVSSAGQPPETFEQWAAKWDPKTGVMRRHLRRLDLYARSLDSRERRDVRSY; this is translated from the coding sequence ATGAGCGAATCCCTGACGACAGCGCAGCGGGCCGCGTACGAGCGAGACGGTTTTCTCGTCCTCGAGAATGTCGTATCGATACGAGCACGCAACCGGGTGATCGCGCTTTTTCGGGAGATCGTCGACGAATTCGCGCGTGCCATGGTCCGCGACGGCGAATTGTCGCGGCTGTACGAGGAGCTGCCCTTCGACAGGCGCTGGGCCGCGATCCGGGCCGAGGTCCCGGCGTCCAGGCCGATCGTCTGGCGTCGGATCCTCATCGATCCCGCCGTCTACGACCTGTGGTTCGAGCCCGGCCTGCTCGGCGCGGCACAGTCGATCCTGGGCCCGGAGATCCGGGCCTACCACCTGTTCAACGGCCGGCCCCGAGAACCCCGCGATCGGCGGCAGACCATCGACTGGCATCAGGACGCGTTCAACAGCGACTCCTGGGACGAGGCCGACAGCCGGATACTGACCTGCTGGATTCCGCTCGTGCCCGTCGACGCCGAGTCCGGCTGCCTAGCCGTCGTGCCCGGATCGCATCGGCACGGAGTGCTGCCCAAGATCACCGACGAGTACGGGATCACCAGGCTGCGAGAGCCGTTGGCGCACACCGGAGAACCGGTACCGCTGCGGCCGGGGGACGCGCTGCTGTTCGACGATCTGGTCCTGCACCGATCTCTCGACAACGTCTCCGACCGGGTGCGCTGGAGTATCGATATCCGGTTCGCCTCGGACGATCCGGCCCATCGGGCCAAGTCCCCGGGCGGATTCCGCGTCTCGTCCGCAGGGCAGCCGCCGGAAACGTTCGAGCAGTGGGCCGCCAAGTGGGACCCGAAGACCGGTGTCATGCGGCGGCACCTGCGCCGGCTGGATCTGTACGCCCGCTCCCTCGACAGCCGCGAACGCCGGGACGTGCGGAGTTACTGA
- a CDS encoding formyltransferase family protein, whose product MKIVIAGRGRLAVRGAHLFDLLARVTRDDASLECLVAQGDNGTGGSSDGGRPSLRRAALDNGWPIHENLSEIGSGPSDLLVSLQYPAIVRMPELGGARAVNLHFSLLPRHRGSLTCYWPVIGREKTAGVTLHVMTRGVDEGPIIAARSFPLPEFTSAGAIFEMFQDHAFELLAAHARAVLDGTYAAVPQADPGTAAHRRADVDFGATEITDFARPTAVVRAEILAMVFPGHQLPTVRGRSVRNAYPLPDIGRPGRNPIGAILAETKEVAVVSCADGLLCVEYLGE is encoded by the coding sequence ATGAAAATTGTCATCGCCGGTCGCGGGCGACTGGCCGTCCGGGGCGCGCATCTGTTCGACCTCCTGGCGCGGGTCACGCGAGACGACGCCTCCCTCGAATGTCTTGTCGCGCAGGGCGACAACGGTACCGGCGGCAGCTCCGACGGCGGCCGGCCGTCGCTGCGCCGTGCGGCCCTGGACAACGGCTGGCCGATCCATGAGAACCTCTCCGAAATCGGCTCGGGGCCCTCGGATCTGCTGGTATCCCTGCAATATCCGGCGATTGTCCGGATGCCCGAACTCGGCGGTGCGCGGGCCGTGAACCTGCATTTTTCGTTGCTGCCGCGTCACCGGGGGAGTCTCACTTGCTATTGGCCGGTCATCGGCAGGGAAAAGACTGCGGGAGTAACGTTGCACGTCATGACCCGGGGTGTGGACGAGGGCCCGATCATTGCCGCACGATCGTTTCCGCTCCCGGAGTTCACGTCCGCCGGTGCCATATTCGAGATGTTTCAGGACCACGCCTTCGAACTGCTCGCCGCGCACGCTCGGGCCGTGCTCGACGGCACCTACGCGGCGGTTCCGCAGGCGGACCCCGGGACGGCCGCCCACCGGCGCGCCGATGTGGACTTCGGCGCGACCGAGATCACCGACTTCGCACGCCCCACCGCGGTGGTCCGCGCCGAAATTCTCGCCATGGTCTTCCCCGGTCACCAGCTGCCCACTGTTCGCGGCCGGTCCGTGCGAAACGCCTACCCGCTGCCCGATATCGGCCGGCCCGGCCGGAATCCGATCGGTGCGATTCTCGCGGAGACGAAGGAGGTGGCGGTCGTCTCGTGCGCCGATGGTCTTCTCTGCGTCGAGTATCTCGGGGAATAG
- a CDS encoding DegT/DnrJ/EryC1/StrS aminotransferase family protein, which yields MGDSELQAVQRVLASGILTNGPETEAFEEEFARAHKVPYAVALSNGTVALAAVLLAHGIGPGDEVVVPSFTFISTATAVLHVGALPVFAEIHPDTLTLDAGHAAALITSRTKAVIAVHYAGQAADMTELRAVAERAGVLLFEDAAEAHGATYRGRPVGGLADGGMFSFTPTKNITMGEGGLITTHDAGCARRLRRLRNHGVAEGIPRTSVGYNWRLSEIQAAVGRAQLQKLNGILERKRANADLLAGLLHAADVVFPPGRSDRTPTFMLMTLRSATRRDALVAGLLDRGIEARIYFPPAHLDAVFAARGIRLPRTEQIASTVFSIPFHARLTEDELRLMASEITDLAPRRAA from the coding sequence ATGGGAGATTCGGAGCTGCAAGCCGTCCAACGAGTGCTGGCGTCCGGAATTCTCACGAATGGTCCGGAAACGGAGGCATTCGAGGAGGAATTCGCCCGGGCCCACAAAGTTCCGTACGCCGTGGCATTGTCGAACGGCACGGTGGCGCTGGCCGCCGTGCTGCTGGCCCACGGAATAGGTCCCGGCGATGAGGTCGTCGTGCCGTCCTTCACGTTCATCTCGACGGCCACCGCCGTGCTGCACGTCGGAGCGCTACCGGTATTCGCCGAGATACACCCCGACACCCTGACCCTCGATGCCGGGCACGCGGCCGCCCTGATCACGTCGCGGACGAAGGCCGTCATCGCCGTCCACTACGCCGGCCAGGCCGCCGATATGACCGAACTGCGGGCCGTCGCCGAGCGCGCCGGGGTCCTCCTGTTCGAGGATGCGGCCGAGGCGCACGGCGCGACCTACCGCGGCCGCCCGGTCGGGGGCCTGGCGGACGGCGGCATGTTCAGTTTCACGCCGACGAAGAACATCACGATGGGCGAGGGTGGGCTCATCACCACCCACGACGCGGGCTGCGCCCGCCGCCTGCGCCGGCTGCGCAATCACGGTGTCGCCGAAGGCATTCCCCGCACCTCGGTCGGTTACAACTGGCGGCTGTCCGAGATACAGGCGGCGGTGGGCCGGGCGCAGCTGCAGAAACTGAACGGCATACTGGAACGCAAACGAGCCAACGCCGACCTGCTGGCCGGCCTGCTGCACGCCGCGGATGTGGTCTTTCCGCCCGGCCGGTCCGACCGGACGCCCACCTTCATGCTGATGACGCTCCGGTCCGCCACCCGCCGCGACGCCCTCGTCGCCGGTCTGCTGGATCGCGGCATCGAGGCCCGGATCTACTTCCCGCCCGCCCACCTCGACGCGGTCTTCGCCGCCCGGGGAATCCGGCTGCCCCGGACCGAGCAGATCGCGAGCACCGTCTTCTCCATTCCGTTCCATGCTCGGCTGACCGAGGACGAGCTGCGGCTGATGGCGTCGGAGATCACCGACCTCGCGCCCCGGCGCGCGGCCTGA